A stretch of the Medicago truncatula cultivar Jemalong A17 chromosome 5, MtrunA17r5.0-ANR, whole genome shotgun sequence genome encodes the following:
- the LOC11435928 gene encoding uncharacterized protein, producing the protein MNRRSGKSSREVKLKSSIIDKEPPPNLLPSKHEFPKLLLVLTVASLVAWSSNLLFTSFLHPSTKPFCDTNSLHNHFPDSCEPCPSNGECNDGKLECLRGYQKHGNLCVEDGDINDSARKIADTVERHLCGEYAQFLCSGTGSIWVHDDDLWNYIEPVENVKEGNALYNYTKQKAFDMMDKLLEMRLTTHGMKEFKCPDSLVEQYKPYACRLRQWITQHILVVLPICAMLVGCMILFWNVRRKLRVSRRVEELYNKVCEILEENALTSKSVNGECEPWVVASRLRDHLLLPRERKDPLLWKKVEELVQEDSRVDRYPKLVKGESKVVWEWQVEGSLSATKMLTKRDASKTMVNRNTELNSQQRPTMKAEPMEPHF; encoded by the exons ATGAATCGGCGAAGTGGGAAAAGTTCAAGAGAAGTCAAattgaaatcatcaataatcGACAAAGAACCACCTCCAAATTTGCTTCCATCGAAGCACGAATTTCCCAAACTCCTCCTCGTCCTCACCGTCGCATCGTTAGTTGCTTGGTCCTCCaatcttctcttcacctctttcctTCATCCATCAACCAAACCCTTCTGCGACACCAATTCCCTTCATAATCACTTTCCCG ATAGTTGTGAGCCCTGTCCAAGTAATGGAGAGTGCAACGATGGCAAATTGGAATGTCTTAGGGGTTACCAAAAGCATGGCAACTTGTGTGTAGAAGATGGAGATATCAATGATTCAGCTCGAAAAATT GCGGATACAGTGGAGCGTCACCTCTGTGGAGAATATGCTCAATTTTTATGTTCTGGAACTGGATCAATTTGG GttcatgatgatgatttgtggaATTATATTGAGCCAGTGGAAAATGTCAAAGAGGGCAATGCACTTTATAATTATACAAAACAAAAGGCCTTTGATATGATGGATAAATTATTGGAGATGAGGTTAACCACTCATGG GATGAAGGAATTCAAGTGTCCGGATTCGCTAGTGGAGCAGTACAAGCCATATGCCTGCCGCCTTCGTCAGTGGATCACACAGCATATTCTAGTTGTTTTGCCCATATGTGCCATG CTTGTAGGATGCATGATTTTGTTCTGGAATGTCCGTCGAAAGCTACGCGTGTCGAGACGAGTTGAGGAGCTTTACAATAAG GTCTGTGAAATACTTGAAGAGAATGCATTGACATCAAAAAGTGTAAATGGTGAATGTGAACCCTGGGTTGTTGCTTCTAGATTACGGGATCACCTGCTTTTACCAAGAGAGAGGAAGGACCCTTTATTATGGAAAAAG GTAGAAGAATTGGTTCAAGAAGATTCTCGTGTAGATCGCTATCCAAAGTTGGTAAAGGGTGAATCAAAAGTGGTATGGGAATGGCAAG TTGAAGGCTCTCTGAGCGCCACAAAGATGTTGACTAAAAGAGATGCAAGCAAAACGATGGTCAATAGAAACACAGAACTAAATAGTCAACAACGCCCTACAATGAAAGCAG AGCCCATGGAGCCACATTTTTGA